In a single window of the Candidatus Eisenbacteria bacterium genome:
- a CDS encoding CPBP family glutamic-type intramembrane protease gives MTPFWLDHVLVVVLTVFFPIRAATFGYRRLVLAPMESVADLRRTLYFQAIALQWGLSALMLALWLMRGRSAMALGLEPRDPRNLVWGLLGAAVIAAAFWIVRGRVRRDPEALEHVVEKLGHIERMLPRTTEEKRIFHVVALTAGVCEELLYRGYMIWYLTWWLDVVPAVIVSSVIFGVGHSYQGVKGIVTTTLVGAVMAMIYLASGSLWPAMAVHAIVDMHAGELAHAALNRPLPPAPDPTPSPASG, from the coding sequence TTGACGCCGTTCTGGCTCGACCACGTCCTGGTCGTGGTGCTCACCGTATTCTTTCCGATTCGCGCCGCGACCTTCGGCTATCGGCGTCTGGTGCTCGCTCCCATGGAGAGCGTCGCGGACCTTCGCCGGACGCTCTATTTTCAGGCGATCGCGCTCCAGTGGGGCTTGTCCGCCTTGATGCTCGCGCTCTGGCTGATGCGCGGACGCAGCGCCATGGCGCTCGGACTCGAGCCGCGCGATCCCCGGAACCTGGTATGGGGACTGCTCGGCGCCGCCGTCATCGCGGCGGCCTTCTGGATCGTCCGCGGACGCGTCCGCCGTGATCCCGAAGCGCTCGAGCATGTCGTCGAGAAGCTCGGCCACATCGAGCGAATGCTTCCGCGCACGACGGAAGAGAAGCGAATCTTCCACGTGGTCGCTCTGACGGCCGGAGTATGTGAAGAGCTGCTCTACCGCGGGTACATGATCTGGTACCTCACCTGGTGGCTCGACGTCGTGCCCGCGGTCATCGTGTCGTCCGTGATCTTCGGCGTCGGGCACTCCTATCAGGGCGTGAAGGGCATCGTCACGACGACGCTGGTGGGTGCCGTGATGGCCATGATCTATCTCGCCAGCGGCTCACTGTGGCCGGCGATGGCGGTGCACGCGATCGTCGACATGCACGCCGGCGAGCTCGCCCACGCCGCGCTCAACCGGCCGCTTCCGCCGGCGCCCGACCCTACGCCTTCGCCAGCGAGCGGATGA